A genomic window from Candidatus Kouleothrix ribensis includes:
- a CDS encoding twin-arginine translocase TatA/TatE family subunit, translating to MLGIGPGEFVLIMIVLLVVVGPERLPSLARQAGRALVRARNWVQSSPDAAMVLRARQELEAELANLRSSLLEVQSVRDEVLGAAKQIEESVESFASATKAELNEFGSIGAPPPTTGPAGALPAPDGNVPLAPGLPTTNGALPAADPPADPASPPDPAALASIEVRLQAIMSDLFALQAQLQQRGLLDADWQPPSWGVQLPAEPPAEPISDTVEQ from the coding sequence ATTCTGGGGATTGGGCCAGGCGAGTTTGTGCTGATCATGATCGTGCTGCTGGTGGTGGTCGGCCCTGAGCGCCTGCCGAGCCTGGCACGCCAGGCCGGCCGCGCGCTGGTGCGCGCGCGCAATTGGGTGCAGAGCTCGCCCGACGCGGCCATGGTGCTACGCGCCCGCCAGGAGCTCGAGGCCGAGCTGGCGAACCTGCGCAGCAGCCTGCTCGAGGTGCAGAGCGTGCGCGACGAGGTGCTGGGCGCGGCCAAGCAGATCGAAGAGTCGGTCGAGTCGTTCGCGTCGGCCACTAAGGCCGAGCTGAACGAGTTCGGCAGCATCGGCGCACCCCCGCCCACCACTGGCCCGGCCGGCGCGCTGCCGGCGCCCGACGGCAATGTGCCGCTGGCGCCCGGCCTGCCCACAACCAACGGCGCGCTGCCGGCCGCCGATCCGCCGGCTGATCCGGCCAGCCCGCCCGACCCGGCCGCGCTCGCGTCGATCGAGGTGCGGCTGCAGGCGATCATGAGCGACCTGTTTGCCCTGCAAGCGCAGCTGCAGCAGCGCGGCCTGCTCGACGCCGACTGGCAGCCGCCCTCGTGGGGCGTACAGCTGCCGGCCGAGCCGCCCGCCGAGCCAATCTCTGATACGGTGGAGCAGTAG
- a CDS encoding transposase: MPRRAIHFVKGGYYHVYNRGASRLAIVREARNYAYLLRLMQRAAEACEVTIIAYCLLPNHYHWLVRQDADTSVSALPKRVFGSYSQAFNKAYGHSGTLFEGNFRATIVDTEGYLRHLCRYIHVNAVKHGLTTAPELWPYSNYLEWIGQRDGALVDRQFIRDHFETPARYQAFVGEYLSRRAAVPRDLLRFEEYLEE, from the coding sequence ATGCCACGCCGGGCAATCCATTTCGTCAAGGGCGGATACTACCACGTCTACAATCGCGGGGCATCGCGCCTGGCGATCGTGCGCGAGGCGCGCAACTACGCCTATTTGCTACGCCTAATGCAGCGCGCGGCTGAGGCATGCGAGGTGACGATCATCGCCTACTGCCTGCTGCCGAACCACTATCACTGGCTGGTGCGCCAGGATGCTGATACGTCCGTGAGCGCCCTGCCCAAGCGCGTGTTCGGCAGCTACAGCCAGGCCTTCAACAAGGCGTATGGGCACAGCGGAACGCTCTTCGAGGGCAACTTTCGCGCGACTATCGTCGATACCGAGGGCTATCTGCGGCACCTCTGCCGCTACATTCACGTCAATGCCGTTAAGCATGGTTTGACGACCGCACCTGAGCTGTGGCCGTACTCCAACTACCTCGAGTGGATTGGCCAGCGTGATGGCGCGCTCGTCGATCGGCAGTTCATTCGCGATCACTTCGAGACGCCGGCGCGCTACCAGGCGTTTGTCGGCGAGTATCTGAGCCGGCGCGCAGCCGTGCCACGCGATCTGCTGCGCTTTGAGGAGTATCTGGAGGAGTAG
- a CDS encoding acyl carrier protein translates to MASPEMEARLKKIVAEQLGVDESKIVPSARFSDDLNADSLDLVEMIMSLEEEFGVEIPDEAAEKILTVGDAIAYIDEHAPPA, encoded by the coding sequence ATGGCATCGCCCGAAATGGAAGCACGCCTAAAGAAGATCGTCGCCGAGCAACTCGGCGTCGACGAGAGCAAAATAGTCCCGTCGGCCCGCTTCTCCGATGATCTGAACGCCGACTCGCTCGACCTCGTCGAGATGATCATGTCGCTCGAGGAAGAGTTCGGCGTCGAGATCCCCGACGAGGCCGCCGAAAAGATTCTGACTGTCGGCGATGCGATTGCCTATATCGACGAGCACGCGCCACCGGCCTAG
- the tatC gene encoding twin-arginine translocase subunit TatC, whose protein sequence is MSNTQLYLAVGVLLFLIGTPLLIALLVRVLIRDTPAGAEVAETDAETLAGVQSLGDFWAGIAPHLVELRNRLSKALLAVLVGTVLGFWLVNSTWLLGDTIPNLLIRHFVPPEIKLQFIEPAEAFVSYMRVALVIGVALAVPVIVYQLIAFFIPGLLPHEQRILFTALPFVTELFVAGLAFGWFFTIPAALSFLFTFGTSARIEAQPTFESFISTVATLMLWNGLIFELPAVIYLLARLGIVNTAMLKRTRRYAIVIIVIAAAIITPTGDPYNLLLLAVPMYLLYELGILLARFVPAQAS, encoded by the coding sequence ATGTCAAACACTCAGCTCTACCTGGCGGTAGGTGTGCTGCTATTCCTGATCGGCACGCCGCTGCTGATTGCGCTGCTGGTGCGCGTGCTGATCCGCGACACGCCTGCGGGCGCCGAGGTGGCCGAGACCGACGCCGAAACACTGGCCGGTGTTCAGTCGCTGGGCGACTTCTGGGCCGGCATTGCGCCGCACCTGGTCGAGCTGCGCAACCGGCTGAGCAAAGCGCTGCTGGCGGTGCTCGTCGGCACCGTGCTGGGGTTCTGGCTGGTGAATAGCACCTGGCTGCTGGGCGACACCATCCCCAATCTGCTGATCCGCCACTTCGTGCCGCCCGAGATCAAGCTGCAGTTCATCGAACCGGCCGAGGCGTTCGTCAGCTATATGCGCGTGGCGCTGGTGATCGGCGTGGCGCTGGCGGTGCCGGTGATCGTCTACCAGCTGATCGCCTTCTTCATCCCCGGCCTGCTACCGCACGAGCAGCGCATCCTATTCACCGCGCTGCCGTTCGTCACCGAGCTGTTCGTGGCCGGGCTGGCGTTCGGCTGGTTCTTCACCATCCCGGCCGCGCTGAGCTTCCTGTTCACCTTTGGCACCAGCGCGCGGATCGAAGCCCAGCCCACCTTCGAGAGCTTCATCTCGACTGTGGCGACGCTGATGCTGTGGAATGGGCTAATCTTCGAGCTGCCGGCGGTGATCTACCTGCTGGCGCGGCTGGGCATCGTAAATACCGCCATGCTCAAGCGCACCCGGCGCTACGCGATCGTGATCATCGTGATCGCGGCGGCGATCATCACACCCACCGGCGACCCCTACAACCTGCTGCTGCTGGCCGTGCCCATGTACCTGCTGTACGAGCTAGGCATCCTGCTGGCGCGCTTCGTGCCGGCGCAGGCCAGCTGA